From a region of the Alnus glutinosa chromosome 1, dhAlnGlut1.1, whole genome shotgun sequence genome:
- the LOC133858845 gene encoding DNA-directed RNA polymerases II, IV and V subunit 9A: MSTMKFCRECNNILYPKEDKDQKILLYACRNCDHQEVADNNCVYRNEIHHSVGERTQVLQDVAADPTLPRTKSVRCTQCNHGEAVFFQATARGEEGMTLFFVCCNPNCGHRWRD, encoded by the exons ATGAGTACCATGAAATTTTGCCGTGAATG CAACAACATTCTGTACCCTAAGGAAGATAAGGATCAGAAGATCCTCCTCTACGCGTGCCGCAACTGCGATCACCAG GAGGTTGCTGATAACAACTGTGTATATAGAAATGAGATACATCACTCTGTTGGAGAGCGCACTCAAGTATTACAGGATGTGGCTGCGGATCCAACTCTTCCTCGCACGAAATCCGTTCGATGTACTCAATGCAACCATGGAGAAGCTGTCTTCTTCCAG GCAACTGCTAGAGGGGAGGAGGGAATGACACTGTTTTTCGTCTGCTGCAACCCAAACTGTGGCCATCGGTGGAGAGATTGA
- the LOC133859688 gene encoding glutathione S-transferase T3-like — MDSQTPQSGYYTNLITEDDLGFECTNEISEHQKASPQLEVESTIKKSCRGSNFTIADDNLLVEAWLYVSMDAVQGNLQKHKIYWKRICDYFHEHKTHGANRNQNSRMNRWSIIQLAIGQARLMYLDVQKSPFHFEHSWLILRFHPKWAAHMDNVKTLKKKPNVINIGDEEAFHKAFEEIERPIGRKAEKEK; from the exons ATGGATTCACAAACTCCTCAATCCGGTTACTACACCAATCTTATAACTGAAGATGATCTTGGTTTTGAATGCACAAATGAAATTAGTGAACACCAAAAGGCTTCACCCCAACTTGAGGTTGAATCTACTATTAAAAAATCGTGTCGGGGTAGCAACTTCACCATTGCCGATGACAATTTGCTTGTGGAGGCGTGGCTTTATGTTTCCATGGATGCTGTTCAAGGAAATTTGCAAAAACATAAGATTTATTGGAAAAGAATTTGTGACTACTTTCACGAACACAAGACACATGGAGCCAACCGTAATCAGAACTCTCGAATGAATCGGTGGTCAATCATTCAACTTGCA ATTGGACAGGCAAGACTAATGTATTTAGATGTTCAAAAATCACCATTTCACTTTGAACATTCTTGGCTTATTTTGAGGTTTCATCCAAAATGGGCGGCTCATATGGACAATGTAAAAACACTGAAGAAAAAGCCAAATGTGATAAATATAGGCGATGAGGAAGCCTTTCACAAAGCTTTTGAAGAGATAGAGCGACCAATAGGCCGGAAAGCTGAAAAGGAGAAATGA
- the LOC133879934 gene encoding uncharacterized protein LOC133879934: protein MSSKKEEKGQAAAERIKAATLSAAKGLSRAQAERAAAAAARNVNAYGQKEEGPSRWQEKREAKRQMYLFSTEKAVRLGERKDLKASMSTTGGVASQCQKCFESGHWTYECKNERVYISRPSRTQQLKNPKLRMKVSISYDLDNPDVKEEKAEKSSKKSKRKHRPASDSGSDSEASVFETDSGASSVTGSDSSSEESSSGYSSSSDSEEERRQRRKKKKQKRGRRKSYSTSSESSDSDSASESDSDDRSSRRKSRRHGRRR from the coding sequence ATGTCTagcaagaaggaagagaaaggcCAGGCTGCAGCTGAAAGAATCAAGGCAGCAACCTTGAGTGCTGCAAAGGGTCTTAGTCGTGCTCAGGCTGAAAGGGCAGCGGCTGCTGCAGCCCGAAATGTTAATGCTTATGGGCAGAAGGAAGAAGGGCCTAGCAGATGGCAGGAGAAAAGGGAAGCAAAGAGGCAGATGTATCTATTTAGTACTGAAAAGGCTGTGAGATTGGGTGAAAGAAAAGACCTTAAGGCTTCTATGTCTACCACAGGTGGTGTGGCTTCACAGTGCCAGAAGTGTTTCGAGAGTGGGCATTGGACCTATGAATGCAAAAATGAACGAGTTTACATCTCACGACCCTCTCGGACCCAGCAGCTCAAGAACCCCAAATTGAGGATGAAGGTGTCAATCTCTTATGATCTAGATAATCCAGATGTTAAGGAGGAGAAGGCCGAAAAGAGTTCTAAGAAAAGCAAAAGGAAGCATCGACCAGCTTCTGATTCTGGTAGTGATAGTGAGGCTTCAGTTTTTGAGACTGATAGTGGGGCATCATCAGTTACGGgatcagattcttcttcagaggaaaGTAGTTCGGGTTACAGTTCATCATCTGATTCAGAAGAGGAGAGGAGGCAgcggaggaagaaaaagaagcagaaGAGGGGAAGGCGTAAGAGTTACAGCACATCTTCTGAGTCTTCTGATTCGGACTCGGCTTCAGAGTCTGATTCTGATGATAGGAGCAGTCGCAGGAAGAGCAGGAGGCATGGCCGAAGGCGCTGA